The DNA region aaaacattgcctaaataGGGTCActctcctgttaattttcaaattgctttatccacttatatattaggttttcaaaataaaattatatatatatatatcattaacaatggttcaaaaatactatcaataaagaattttttttaggaatatttataaataaagttgAGAGTGAAttactcttcaaaaaaaaaaaaaagttgagagtGAATTACATTTTAATTCATATATcttagtaatttcaaattacatcctaaaatttcaaaaattttaaattaattaatgaaatttgataagaaatactattataattttttttgacagtCAATACTATTACAAATTAAACCCAACAATATCACAAGTTCAAATTGAttctcaataaaaaagaaaaacaaataaattaaacccTAGAATTTTCGGATTTGATTGgagatttaaattaatatgatttcaaaattttttgacttacacaattaaataaatttatgaattaatttaaaattataacgtTAAATGAAAGTACTAAAGTATAGATTTAGCcatattaaaacttaaaagtcaCGATTACTTATCAAAACTCATAAAACTTTCCATTATTAGCCCCACAACACCTCTCAATTTCAACTACACTGCACTCGAGTACCGCTGATAACTATtccatcaaatcccgctcctcATCCGCCTTTTCCGCGtaatcaaaaaattttaaattttaactctcggaccaaaataccctccaaattctcccccaaaaaaaaaaaaaaaaggttccttTCAGACACGGACCTCTCTCTTGCCTTTGCCTttgcttttttctctttctcgttacactctcttttttgttctttcatttTCAGTCATCATtaaaatcacacacaataaaTGCACCGTCAAATCTCACTGATTCAAAAACTTCAATGCCGGCTGAATCTTAACGCCGTTAACTAACTTCGACTCagtaaattctctctctctctctctatttattCAATTTCCCTAATAAATCGAAACTCTGagttggattttgttttttgaattttgaattgtaCAATCGACCAGAAATGGTAGGTTAATAACTCCCACactgtgtttttgtttggttgataggatttcaaaaaaagaaagaaagaaaagaaactaataagagatattttctttgaattattctttgatttctttaattttttattcccgTTGCTTTACTGGATTCTCTTTCTACAAGAAAAGTACTAGAACgggaaattttttgttttttgaccAGAAAAGCAGAGTTTGGAATtgtaagtcttttttttttttctttatgttttttcttttttcgttttttggattctgtttggttgccgagaaaatcAAGGAAATGGAGTggagttttaacttttaaacttACGATACCTTGCGACTTTAGTTTTctacattttgaaaaatttccgGCCATTTTCGTTTAGTTTCTCGGCAGCCAAACAGTTCTTTCTTAGTTGTAGTACTGGTAGTTGCAGAATTTGACaatttgtagaaaaataatGAGAGATATACCTCGATCTTGTCGAATCCCGAAAAGGCTTTTATATAGTTTGATTCTTTTTTGGTGTCAGAGAGTAGTGGATGGGCTTTCAGGGTAGTGAGAGTGATGAGGGCAATTTGGTCTTTTTGGACCACTAGCCTTAGCTTCATGGATTCTAAAAAAGTAGTATAGGGTTATTGAATCAGAACTCTGAGTCTCTCTGACACACATGATTTGTAAATTGTGAAgcatattaatatatatatttttttgtttcatttttatttattttttaatttttaattttgtaaactaGTCGTTGGCAACGGTACCTGAAAACTCTTCATAAAGATTTCCTAGTATTTagcaacgttttttttttttttggtttaaataaatattttcattaaaaaagcCTACAAATACTTTGTTCAGTTTATTAATCTGACTTTTTTGGTGGGTGCAGGACTTGTTTAGATAATCACTTTTGTTGGAGCTCTGCTCTGTTCCTTCAACATTCAAATTTGCTTTGAGGATTTTCTTTGCAGCTAAAAAGGGTAGGAAGAAGTTCctgaaaatgttattttattttatatattattatttgcaGTGTGTTGCTTTTATCTTTGTGATTGGTGTTATAGTCCCAAGTGTTTTCGGCATTCAATTTTGTGTAAAATCATGAAATGGGTATGTgggatttttgggtttgggttgatttttgtttttgttgggttttttggaATTGGCAATTTGATATAATGAGTcctcttgtagataaatatgtTCTTCGTCTACAGAGTCAAGCTGCTAGGCCGTTAAcggtgtggttttttttttcccctctaaaTAGTTGTTTGGCTGCTTGGGAAATGTAGGAgaaggttttgtttttattaaattataaatgggTTTGTACGAAATAGATTATTAAGGGAATGCTATTATTTCAGCCACTGTTATTGCTTCACTGTTCAGTTCTTAAGGTTACTCTCATAATTATTATTCTCATGCTGCATGCTGTCATGCTTTATTTTCgtccaaaataaattttttttataatttcttccTCTGTTCACTTTTCATAtccttttcaatattttcagCAATCTCAATCATGATTTGGTGTGTTTCtgtgtttcttttgtttatgtCAGATTCAGTGAGATCTCATTGGCTTTAGAGCTTGGCCTAAAATATCAAGGCTAAAGATTGGAAACTTTCATGAGCTAAGATTTACTCATGAAGAAGCTGTTCTTTTTTAGATCATCTGCATCCAGCAACGGGAGCGTCGATGGGGTTTCTCCACCATCAAAAGATAAGAGAGGTTATGGGGAGAACCCGTTGGAAAGTGGGATGAGTAGTAAAGCTAGTGACAGAGGTGATAATAGTTTCAGGAGTCCCAGGAACTTGTTTTCCAAATCTCGAAAGCAAGTATCTGATAGCCAGAGCTCTAGTTCCAGTTCAGGTCTTAGAAGGAGCCGCTCATTGTCATCAACTGCCTTAAGTGGAAGGCTGGGACAAATGGATTTGTTTTGCGTCAATGATTTAAGTAGATCTCCTTCTAGTAGTGCAAGTAGCGGTCGACATCAGCAATGTGATCATTCATCTCGGTGAGTCTACATTTATGAACCTGAACTTGTTAATGAAGCTTATTTAATTGATATGAACTTcgtttaaaaatcatttttatcaaTTTGGCAATCCAGTATTAGAATTTGCTTCTTGAGACTGACTTTAATGAGCTTCCTTTATGTGTTAGTCGTCGTGCTTATACTCCTGAGAGGCAATATAAGGCAAAACAATTTGAAGAGCCAGCTATTCAAAATGCTCGCGGATTTGAGAGGCCTGGTTCTGCTGGTTCCTCCAGAACCTACAATGATTCGTCATCCATGTGCTCTAGCAATATTTCAAGTAAGGTTGTGGACCGCTACATTGATGGGGAGCAGCAGCAGGAAAAAAGCAGGACTAATAACCGTTCTTCACAGAGAAATTATAATGGAAATGCTGGGAGGCTTCCCCCACGAGTTCAGTATACAGCACCTACTTCCCCAACAGATAGTTCCAATGATAAACCAAGGGCTTGTTCCGTTAGGGAAGCTAAAAGTTCCCGGCTTCGTTTCTCATCTAAAGATTGGACAGAAAGAGGATTTGGGCATGAATCTCCCAAGAGACTTGCCAAGAATGTTGTTGAGAGACTCTCCCAGTCTAATGTTTTCCCCAAAACAAGTTCAAATCAGTTTGACCTTGATGTTCCAATCACGATTGAAGATATCTATGGTAGACCCTTGGATAGGTGCTTCAATGCAAATTCAGATGTGGTGGCTGAAAAGATTTATCCACTGGATGAACCTTATGAAACAGTTAATGGGTATCACGAGGATGTTAACTCTGGCTTCCTGGGGCAGAATCTTTTTCACAGTGGTAAAAGTGAGGATGTGAACTCTGATGAAATTGAAGATGACACTGATGCAGGACTAAGAATAAGATCCAAAGAAGCTGAGCAAAGGGTCATGCTTCTCTCTGAAGAACTTGAGCAGGAAAGTTTTCTTCGAGATTGTGGGTTTGATGTCTCATCGTTGATTCAAAAAATTAGAGACCTAACAGAGGATAGGATAAGCTTGTCACTTGAGGTTTCAAACCTTTTACAGTATCAAATTGCTGAGAGGGCTTCTGCTAGGGAAGAACTCAGATGGGCAAAGGAAGAATTAGAGGCCCGAACCCGACgattagagaaagagaagaatgaGTTGCAGTCAGGATTGGAAAAGGAGTTAGACAGAAGGTCAAGTGACTGGTCATTCAAGCTTGAGAAGTATCAGTCAGAAGAGCAGAGGCTCCGTGAGCGAGTTAGGGAGCTTGCAGAGCATAATGTCTCACTACAAAGGGAAGTTTCATCCTTTGacgagagggaaagagagagcaaAAGCATAATAACAAATTCAGCGGAACAACTTCATGACCTCACCACAAGTGTGGAAGAACTAAAAGTGGATAATGAAGACTTACGACAGAATCTCTCTGAACTACAGGAGAAATATAGAGCAGCAGAAGAAGACCGTGAATGCatccataaaaattttgaagagaaGGATAAAGAGTGCAAAGAGCTGCATAAATCTATTTCAAGATTACTAAGAACTTGCAGTGAACAAGAGAAGACGATTGATGGGTTACGAGAAGGTTTTAGTGAGAAACTTGGGGAGGATCAGACACTGGAGAAGTTTGATAAGCATATGGCGAAATTACAGATGGAGCAAATGAGGCTGACTGGAGTAGAGCTTGCTTTGAGAAGGGAATTGGAATCTTGTAGGCTTGAAGTTGATTCTCTTCGACATGAGAATATATACTTACTAAACCGCTTGAAAGGAAATGGGAAAGAAAATTTTGCTTTAACTTTCAAGCTAGATAAAGAAATGTGGACCCGCCTCTGTTGCTTACAGAATCAAGGGCTATTGATGCTAAATGAGAGCACCGACTTATGTTCAAAGTTACTGGAATTCATCAAAGGGAAAGCAGGCCAATTTCTTCCAGATGCTAAGCATGGTCTGGAAGTTATCAAGAATGGTTTAGGTGCACAATTTGTTGTTGAAGCTGAGGTGAAACTTCAGGGATTCAAGCGTGGAACTGAGAGCCTGACAAGGAGTTTGCAGATGATGTCTACTTTGTTGCATGAGAAGTCCACTCCGGGTGCTTCCAAAGTACAGTCACAGTGCGCTGATGCTGATGGATTGGTGCAACAAAATGATCAAACATCAGAGGTTAATTGCTgctaatttgttattttagacCAGAATGTAGAATACGAGGTTCTTCATTGTTTATGACCTATGTGTTTTTATACCCTTGTTAACATGTTTACTTGAATTGATCTGGGATTGGTGAGTTGTTTTTGCATTGATGCTGATTGTtggtgttttttattatataggaTGTTATAAGATCTGAGCTTAAAGCAGAAACTTTACTTACTAGTCTATTGAGAGAGAAGCTGTATTCTAAAGAGCTGGAAGTTGAGCAGTTGCAAGCTGAACTTGCAACAGCAGTAAGAGGCAATGACATTCTCAGATGTGAAGTCCAAAATGCACTAGATAACCTTTCCTGTGTCACTCATAATTTGAGGGATCTTGAACTTCAGGTAATTCTATACTTCCATCTCCACTTTGGAAAGTTGTATTTGGAAAAAGGTGAGGTTTTAAAAACTGTACTCTGGTTGGAAAAGTGCGGTTCTAAACTGCCCTCCCTAGTGGACACTTAATCCTATTAATCCATGTGTATTGTGTATGCATGTGTTTGCTGTTTATATTACTTATTTGATTGTCTATCTTTGTTTCCCACTCTTCTGTTTATTTTCTGATGGAAGTTGATATGTCTAACTTTCTATGCATACTTCTTTTTCTATGTGATTGTATATCTACTTGTGCGTAACCTGGGCTTACTTAAAGTAACGAGGTCAACTAATGGTATGTTTGGTTAGATGGATTTAGTTCTGGACTAAGACTAGAGTATGGTTAATGCAAGGTAGAACAACAAAGAGATGTTATAGAATAAAGAGACTTCGGAATAAGATGGATTAATATGTACATTGAATGTATTCATAGTAGTGGTAGGATTTGGAACTAGCAATAGTTAAGATTGGCTAGGGAACGTTGAAAGCTAATTGTTTTCATTATCTTTGAGAGATATTCATAAGGGTGACTGGTGAGCATGTATGTGTTGTGAAACATGCTTTGTGGTTTCAACCGCTTGGCAAGAAGTTGAGGTTACGATTAAGTTCAGTAGTATGGTGGACTTGGTCTTAGTACCAATGATT from Castanea sativa cultivar Marrone di Chiusa Pesio chromosome 6, ASM4071231v1 includes:
- the LOC142637946 gene encoding uncharacterized protein LOC142637946 isoform X1, which encodes MKKLFFFRSSASSNGSVDGVSPPSKDKRGYGENPLESGMSSKASDRGDNSFRSPRNLFSKSRKQVSDSQSSSSSSGLRRSRSLSSTALSGRLGQMDLFCVNDLSRSPSSSASSGRHQQCDHSSRRRAYTPERQYKAKQFEEPAIQNARGFERPGSAGSSRTYNDSSSMCSSNISSKVVDRYIDGEQQQEKSRTNNRSSQRNYNGNAGRLPPRVQYTAPTSPTDSSNDKPRACSVREAKSSRLRFSSKDWTERGFGHESPKRLAKNVVERLSQSNVFPKTSSNQFDLDVPITIEDIYGRPLDRCFNANSDVVAEKIYPLDEPYETVNGYHEDVNSGFLGQNLFHSGKSEDVNSDEIEDDTDAGLRIRSKEAEQRVMLLSEELEQESFLRDCGFDVSSLIQKIRDLTEDRISLSLEVSNLLQYQIAERASAREELRWAKEELEARTRRLEKEKNELQSGLEKELDRRSSDWSFKLEKYQSEEQRLRERVRELAEHNVSLQREVSSFDERERESKSIITNSAEQLHDLTTSVEELKVDNEDLRQNLSELQEKYRAAEEDRECIHKNFEEKDKECKELHKSISRLLRTCSEQEKTIDGLREGFSEKLGEDQTLEKFDKHMAKLQMEQMRLTGVELALRRELESCRLEVDSLRHENIYLLNRLKGNGKENFALTFKLDKEMWTRLCCLQNQGLLMLNESTDLCSKLLEFIKGKAGQFLPDAKHGLEVIKNGLGAQFVVEAEVKLQGFKRGTESLTRSLQMMSTLLHEKSTPGASKVQSQCADADGLVQQNDQTSEDVIRSELKAETLLTSLLREKLYSKELEVEQLQAELATAVRGNDILRCEVQNALDNLSCVTHNLRDLELQMMQKDENLNQLESNLQESLKELTIMRGILPKVSDERDLMWEEVKQYNEKNMLLNSEVNVLRKKIEALDEDVLLKEGQITILKDSLRKKPFDLLASPDSLQDFLLE
- the LOC142637946 gene encoding uncharacterized protein LOC142637946 isoform X2 codes for the protein MSSKASDRGDNSFRSPRNLFSKSRKQVSDSQSSSSSSGLRRSRSLSSTALSGRLGQMDLFCVNDLSRSPSSSASSGRHQQCDHSSRRRAYTPERQYKAKQFEEPAIQNARGFERPGSAGSSRTYNDSSSMCSSNISSKVVDRYIDGEQQQEKSRTNNRSSQRNYNGNAGRLPPRVQYTAPTSPTDSSNDKPRACSVREAKSSRLRFSSKDWTERGFGHESPKRLAKNVVERLSQSNVFPKTSSNQFDLDVPITIEDIYGRPLDRCFNANSDVVAEKIYPLDEPYETVNGYHEDVNSGFLGQNLFHSGKSEDVNSDEIEDDTDAGLRIRSKEAEQRVMLLSEELEQESFLRDCGFDVSSLIQKIRDLTEDRISLSLEVSNLLQYQIAERASAREELRWAKEELEARTRRLEKEKNELQSGLEKELDRRSSDWSFKLEKYQSEEQRLRERVRELAEHNVSLQREVSSFDERERESKSIITNSAEQLHDLTTSVEELKVDNEDLRQNLSELQEKYRAAEEDRECIHKNFEEKDKECKELHKSISRLLRTCSEQEKTIDGLREGFSEKLGEDQTLEKFDKHMAKLQMEQMRLTGVELALRRELESCRLEVDSLRHENIYLLNRLKGNGKENFALTFKLDKEMWTRLCCLQNQGLLMLNESTDLCSKLLEFIKGKAGQFLPDAKHGLEVIKNGLGAQFVVEAEVKLQGFKRGTESLTRSLQMMSTLLHEKSTPGASKVQSQCADADGLVQQNDQTSEDVIRSELKAETLLTSLLREKLYSKELEVEQLQAELATAVRGNDILRCEVQNALDNLSCVTHNLRDLELQMMQKDENLNQLESNLQESLKELTIMRGILPKVSDERDLMWEEVKQYNEKNMLLNSEVNVLRKKIEALDEDVLLKEGQITILKDSLRKKPFDLLASPDSLQDFLLE